Proteins encoded by one window of bacterium:
- the rpmI gene encoding 50S ribosomal protein L35 — MPKLKTHRGAAKRFRVTANGKIKRGKAYKSHILTHKDSKRRRHLDFDVILPECEAQVVHKMLPYGRP; from the coding sequence ATGCCGAAGCTCAAGACCCACCGCGGGGCGGCCAAGCGTTTCCGCGTGACCGCCAACGGGAAGATCAAGCGGGGCAAGGCCTACAAGAGCCACATCCTCACCCACAAGGACAGCAAGCGGCGCCGCCACCTCGACTTCGACGTGATCCTGCCGGAGTGCGAGGCCCAGGTGGTGCACAAGATGCTGCCCTACGGCCGCCCGTAA
- the rplT gene encoding 50S ribosomal protein L20, with protein MPRVKRGNKRRERRKKILARAKGYYLTKGNCYRMAREQVDRSLNFAFRDRRQKKRQFRSLWIARISGACRPLGISYSRLINGLDIAGIMIDRRVLAEMAMMQPTAFASLCERAKAALPQPVQA; from the coding sequence ATGCCGAGAGTCAAACGGGGCAACAAGCGGCGCGAGCGCCGCAAGAAGATTTTGGCCCGGGCGAAGGGCTATTACCTCACCAAAGGCAACTGCTATCGCATGGCGAGGGAGCAGGTCGACCGCTCGCTGAACTTCGCCTTCCGCGACCGCCGCCAGAAGAAGCGCCAGTTCCGCTCCCTCTGGATCGCCCGGATCAGCGGCGCCTGCCGCCCGCTGGGGATCTCCTACAGCCGCCTGATCAACGGCCTCGACATCGCCGGCATCATGATCGACCGGCGCGTGCTGGCCGAGATGGCGATGATGCAGCCGACGGCGTTCGCCTCGCTTTGCGAGCGCGCCAAGGCCGCGCTGCCGCAGCCGGTCCAAGCCTGA